A stretch of the Streptosporangium sp. NBC_01755 genome encodes the following:
- a CDS encoding ABC transporter ATP-binding protein, which produces MTAALAVTGLTAGYGSLIVLRDLTFHVDPGEIVVILGANGAGKTTTLRALSGEIPAEGTIELADRQVGGLRADQRARLGIGHVPEGRGTFVDLTVEENLRLGAYHRPAREVPGAMERWFEVFPQLAERRGQLAGSMSGGEQQMLAVARALMGAPKLLLLDEPSMGLAPMLVAELFRNLAEMNRRTGTAMLLVEQNAELALSIADRAYVLEHGRIVSTGTAEELRGDDSIRRAYLGV; this is translated from the coding sequence ATGACCGCCGCACTGGCCGTCACCGGCCTCACGGCGGGCTACGGATCGCTCATCGTGCTGCGGGACCTGACCTTCCATGTGGACCCCGGCGAGATCGTCGTCATCCTGGGGGCGAACGGCGCGGGCAAGACCACCACGCTGCGGGCGCTCAGCGGAGAGATCCCGGCGGAGGGGACGATCGAGCTCGCCGACCGGCAGGTGGGCGGGCTCCGTGCGGACCAGCGGGCCCGGCTCGGCATCGGACACGTGCCCGAGGGACGTGGCACCTTCGTGGACCTCACCGTCGAGGAGAACCTGCGGCTCGGCGCGTACCACCGGCCGGCGCGGGAGGTGCCCGGCGCGATGGAGCGCTGGTTCGAGGTCTTCCCCCAGCTGGCGGAGCGACGCGGACAGCTCGCGGGCAGCATGAGCGGAGGCGAGCAGCAGATGCTCGCGGTGGCGCGGGCCCTGATGGGCGCACCGAAGCTGCTGCTGCTGGACGAGCCCTCGATGGGACTGGCGCCGATGCTGGTCGCGGAGCTGTTCCGGAACCTGGCCGAGATGAACAGGCGGACCGGCACCGCGATGCTGCTCGTCGAGCAGAACGCCGAACTCGCGCTGTCGATCGCCGATCGCGCGTACGTGCTGGAGCACGGTCGGATCGTCTCGACCGGCACCGCCGAGGAACTGCGCGGCGACGACTCCATCCGCCGGGCCTACCTGGGAGTTTGA
- a CDS encoding branched-chain amino acid ABC transporter permease, translating to MELLIQRLVDGTSNGFLYGAVALALVLIYRSTGLMNFAQGEMAMFSTFVVWKLADQTLGLGLALVVAIPVGILFAFLLGAVIERVVIRPFEGGTNNHLRLLIVTLGLFLAINALAGYIFSTDTERLESPFPVGGLNLGGVNISYLEIGTIVVFLLVALLIRQLFMGTKLGLGLRAAAMNPSSSRLVGIDVSRMMMIGWGLASAIGALAAVLVAPVVFVSTNMMATLLLYGFAAAVVGGFESAPGALVGGVLVGLIQSLSAGYLPFIGNQLQLATAFAVILLVLLIRPQGLFGRVPVERV from the coding sequence ATGGAATTGTTGATCCAGCGCCTGGTCGACGGAACGTCGAACGGGTTCCTCTACGGGGCCGTGGCACTGGCCCTGGTGCTCATCTATCGCTCCACCGGACTGATGAACTTCGCCCAGGGCGAGATGGCGATGTTCAGCACCTTCGTGGTCTGGAAGCTGGCGGACCAGACCCTGGGGCTGGGGCTCGCCCTGGTCGTCGCCATCCCGGTCGGCATCCTTTTCGCCTTCCTGCTCGGGGCGGTCATAGAACGCGTCGTGATCCGGCCCTTCGAAGGGGGGACCAACAACCACCTCAGGCTGCTGATCGTCACCCTCGGCCTCTTCCTCGCGATCAACGCCCTGGCCGGATACATCTTCAGCACCGACACCGAACGGCTGGAGTCGCCGTTCCCGGTCGGCGGCCTGAACCTCGGCGGCGTCAACATCAGCTACCTGGAGATCGGCACGATCGTCGTCTTCCTACTCGTGGCGCTGCTCATCCGGCAGCTCTTCATGGGCACGAAGCTCGGCCTCGGCCTGCGCGCCGCCGCCATGAACCCCTCCTCAAGCCGTCTGGTCGGGATCGACGTGAGCCGGATGATGATGATCGGCTGGGGGCTGGCCTCGGCGATCGGAGCCCTCGCGGCGGTCCTGGTGGCCCCCGTCGTGTTCGTCAGCACGAACATGATGGCCACCCTCCTGCTGTACGGATTCGCCGCGGCGGTGGTGGGCGGCTTCGAGAGCGCGCCCGGCGCCCTGGTGGGCGGCGTGCTGGTGGGCCTCATCCAGTCCCTGTCCGCCGGTTACCTGCCCTTCATCGGTAACCAGCTCCAGCTCGCGACCGCGTTCGCGGTGATCCTTCTCGTCCTGCT